The Ovis aries strain OAR_USU_Benz2616 breed Rambouillet chromosome 11, ARS-UI_Ramb_v3.0, whole genome shotgun sequence genome window below encodes:
- the GAS2L2 gene encoding GAS2-like protein 2, with protein MPQPRAGRRRPGTPEPRVCSIQPFKSSEQYLEAMKEDLAEWLRDLYGLDISAANFLQVLETGLVLCQHANAITEAALAFLAETPAQAQRLPLPRAGVSCNEAAQPRTFQARDNISNFIQWCRKEMGIQEVLMFETEDLVLRKNVKNVVLCLLELGRRAWRFGIAAPTLVRLEEEIEEELRLERALPRPDPPPPAPPARRPCHSRDLDQLVQSLVSHCTCPVQFSMVKVSEGKYRVGDSNTLIFIRILRNHVMVRVGGGWDTLGHYLDKHDPCRCTSLSHKTGSFLQPPAHLVQHEVRVQDGPWQPQPTMTISRSQSPLPPVDWKTYTSSGRKLRPPAVSSPRPQREQRAGPGVHRETAPLLRCQEKLLAPSQRQLPAGDNLPSPQSSPTPRGLDPPCTSLGKREERHPPEPPRGRTPTSSVHERTDSRGTHARTPTPQRLQAPEATAKGTPARGLSPLPRSPSPAMSVGPRRPPWGEVEGTSSQLKEPEPVCSPSPVKGSTKIPIQLPPARPPTPGRGFAGTASGGPSKELERGPIPLRAITGDLSGSRHEHCSVEEGQEDLKLDVQVTAEAGGPWGLGPQHREGRCTPLPSGRTKEQGIHHSLEEELSTNMKLLGMAGAHPQGAGSVVIPRSGVYVPSLGGWWPDPGGLYDKVIQELIQGPPPLLKVDLGAWKAAPPGSPAPAVTAGPGSLKGKLRARESGLTMANPSAKGIRTKVQGGQDCSAPTLSASPESLTPSPSDPSSERAKACPSKGKRTLRKPQRIPSIYKLKLRPRIRPRRDHRPEKRPSRIPKPLTYLCQGPVRAPPKGRLVRAALGSKGGEATLVDGASAGEEEDGEERREPATPLESGSPPLEGQGPWQLDPVPLSPEEESWV; from the exons ATGCCCCAGCCCCGGGCCGGCAGGAGGAGACCTGGGACCCCGGAGCCTCGGGTGTGCAGCATCCAGCCCTTTAAGTCCAGCGAGCAGTACCTAGAAGCCATGAAGGAGGACCTGGCCGAGTGGCTTCGGGATCTCTACGGACTGGACATCAGTGCAGCCAACTTCCTGCAGGTGCTGGAGACAGGCCTGGTGCTGTGCCAGCATGCCAACGCCATCACTGAGGCTGCCCTGGCCTTCCTGGCTGAGACACCTGCCCAAGCCCAGAGGCTTCCTCTGCCCAGGGCAGGAGTTTCCTGTAATGAGGCTGCCCAGCCTCGCACTTTCCAGGCCCGGGACAACATCTCCAACTTCATCCAGTGGTGTCGCAAGGAGATGGGCATCCAAG AGGTGCTGATGTTCGAGACGGAGGATCTGGTGTTGCGCAAGAACGTGAAGAACGTGGTGCTGTGCCTGCTGGAGCTGGGCCGCCGGGCCTGGCGCTTCGGCATCGCGGCGCCCACCCTGGTGCGGCTGGAGGAGGAGATCGAGGAGGAGCTGCGGCTGGAGCGGGCCCTGCCCCGGCCCGACCCCCCGCCGCCAGCGCCCCCTGCGCGCCGGCCCTGCCACTCCCGCGACCTGGACCAGCTG GTtcagagcctggtgagccactGCACCTGCCCGGTTCAATTTTCCATGGTCAAGGTGTCGGAGGGGAAGTACCGCGTGGGAGATTCCAACACCCTTATCTTCATCCGG atCCTCCGGAACCACGTGATGGTGCGTGTGGGGGGCGGCTGGGACACACTCGGTCACTATCTGGACAAACATGACCCCTGCCGGTGCACGTCCCTCT CACACAAGACAGGCAGCTTCTTGCAGCCCCCTGCCCACCTTGTGCAGCATGAAGTGAGGGTGCAGGACGGGCCCTGGCAGCCCCAGCCTACGATGACCATCAGCCGCTCCCAGAGCCCACTGCCCCCCGTGGACTGGAAGACATATACTTCTTCAGGTCGAAAGCTGAGGCCCCCTGCCGTCTCCTCCCCCAGACCCCAGCGTGAACAGAGAGCTGGCCCAGGGGTCCACAGAGAGACAGCACCGTTGCTGAG GTGCCAGGAGAAGTTGCTCGCCCCATCTCAGAGGCAGCTGCCAGCTGGGGACAACCTGCCCAGCCCCCAGTCCTCACCCACTCCCAGGGGCCTAGACCCACCGTGTACCTCcttggggaagagggaggagagacaCCCCCCTGAACCCCCCCGGGGGAGGACTCCCACATCTTCGGTTCATGAGAGGACAGACAGCCGGGGAACTCATGCcaggacccccaccccccagagacTCCAAGCCCCAGAGGCCACCGCCAAAGGGACGCCAGCAAGAGGACTGTCCCCATTGCCTCGTTCTCCCAGCCCAGCCATGTCCGTGGGCCCCAGGCGACCACCTTGGGGTGAGGTTGAGGGCACTTCCTCGCAGCTCAAGGAGCCAGAGCCTGTCTGCTCTCCATCCCCTGTCAAAGGGTCCACCAAGATCCCCATCCAGTTGCCCCCAGCACGCCCCCCCACTCCGGGAAGAGGCTTTGCAGGAACTGCAAGTGGAGGTCCCAGCAAAGAACTGGAGAGAGGCCCCATTCCATTAAGGGCCATCACTGGAGACCTGTCTGGGTCCAGACATGAGCACTGTTCTGTGGAAGAGGGGCAGGAGGACCTGAAGCTGGACGTCCAGGTGACAGCGGAGGCTGGAGGGCCTTGGGGCCTGGGCCCACAGCACCGGGAGGGGAGGTGCACCCCCTTGCCATCGGGCAGAACCAAGGAACAAGGCATCCATCACAGCCTTGAGGAGGAGCTTTCAACCAACATGAAGCTGTTAGGAATGGCAGGTGCCCACCCCCAGGGTGCTGGGTCTGTAGTCATTCCTCGCAGTGGTGTCTATGTGCCCAGTCTGGGTGGGTGGTGGCCTGATCCTGGGGGTCTTTATGACAAAGTCATCCAAGAGCTGATTcagggccccccacccctccttaAAGTGGACCtgggagcctggaaggcagctcctccaggctcccctgcgCCAGCTGTAACTGCAGGCCCAGGAAGCCTCAAAGGGAAACTGAGAGCCCGTGAGAGTGGGCTGACAATGGCAAACCCAAGTGCCAAGGGCATCAGGACGAAGGTCCAAGGGGGACAGGACTGCTCAGCCCCTACACTGTCTGCCAGCCCAGAGTCCCTCACACCTTCACCCTCTGACCCCAGTTCCGAGAGAGCCAAGGCATGTCCAAGCAAGGGCAAGAGAACACTCCGGAAGCCCCAGAGAATCCCATCCATCTACAAGCTGAAGCTGAGGCCCAGGATTCGGCCCCGGAGAGATCACAGGCCTGAGAAGCGGCCATCACGGATCCCCAAGCCATTGACCTACCTGTGCCAGGGTCCAGTCAGGGCACCCCCCAAAGGCAGGCTGGTGAGGGCAGCACTGGGCAGTAAGGGAGGGGAGGCAACCCTGGTGGATGGAGCCTcggcaggggaggaggaggatggagaagagaggagagagccagCCACCCCACTGGAGAGCGGCTCCCCGCCTTTGGAGGGCCAGGGGCCCTGGCAGCTCGATCCAGTCCCCCTCTCACCTGAGGAGGAGTCCTGGGTCTGA
- the C11H17orf50 gene encoding uncharacterized protein C17orf50 homolog, which produces MHVLRAPAFLVGIGLGATVSTREGPFTDFPPPPNTRAGVKAPLWKKELEEPRAREAEAEAEAAEEESESESESDEERPPEESAAEGEAKAGGEAEGGEGRERGSVSYYPLRQESSTQQVALLRRADSGFWGWFSPLALLGGLAAPADRKRSPPEEPCVLETRRRRPRGGGCARCEILFCKKCRNLHSSPSYVAHCVLEHPDLGKARPAHDGP; this is translated from the exons ATGCACGTCCTTCGGGCGCCTGCCTTTTTGGTGGGGATCGGGTTAGGCGCCACAGTCAGTACCAGGGAGGGGCCCTTCACTGATTTCCCGCCACCCCCCAACACTCGTGCAGGCGTGAAGGCCCCCTTGTGGAAGAAGGAGCTGGAGGAGCCCCGGGCCAGGGAGGCAGAGGCGGAGGCCGAAGCCGCGGAGGAGGAGTCGGAGTCGGAGTCGGAGTCGGACGAGGAGAGGCCGCCAGAGGAGAGCGCGGCCGAGGGCGAGGCCAAGGCCGGCGGGGAGGCGGAGGGCGGCGAGGGCCGTGAGCGGGGCTCGGTGTCCTACTACCCGCTGCGTCAGGAGTCCAGCACCCAGCAGGTGGCGCTGCTGCGGCGCGCGGACAGCGGCTTCTGGGGTTGGTTCAGCCCCTTGGCGCTGCTCGGAGGCCTAGCCGCGCCAGCCGACAG GAAGCGGAGCCCTCCCGAGGAGCCGTGCGTGCTGGAgacgcggcggcggcggccgcgcggCGGGGGCTGCGCGCGCTGCGAGATCCTTTTCTGCAAGAAGTGCAGGAACTTGCACAGCTCGCCGAGCTACGTGGCGCATTGCGTTCTGGAGCACCCGGATCTCGGGAAGGCGCGGCCTGCCCACGACGGCCCCTGA